The Acidobacteriota bacterium genome includes the window AGGATAGTTCACGACCTGGGCCCCGGGAAGGCCGGCCAGCTGGGCCTGACCTGCCGGCTCGTGGACGACCACCGGCCACGAGGCTCGCACCAGCCCCTGGACGGCGGCCCTCAGGTGCGGCCCTCCCCCCAGGGCCCGTGCGGGCCGCCCCGACGGAGCCTCCAACAAGACGGGGATTTTCATGCGGACCCTCCGCGATTCAGATCGTCCAGCTTGGCCACCCGCCGGGCGTGCCGCCCGCCCTCGAAGGGGGTTTCGAGCCACACACGCAGGACTTCCTCGCAGAGCCCCTTGCCCATGAGGCGCCCCGGCAGGCACAGGACGTTGGAGTCGTTGTGCAGGCGGGAGAACCGGGCGAGGTAGAGGTCCGTGCAAAGAACGGCCCGGATCCCCCTGAACCGGTTGGCCGCCATGCTCATCCCCACGCCCGAGCCGCAGACGAGCACGGCCCGGTCGGCCTCGCCCGACAGGACCTTGGCGCACGCCGGTCCGGCGAAGTCGGGATAGTCCACGGAGGCCTCCGAGAAGGCCCCCACGTCCGCGACGTCGTGTCCCGCCTCGGCCAGCCAGCGCCGGACGAACTCCTTCATCTCGTATCCCGCGTGGTCCGCGGCCACCGCGATGCGCATGGGTCGCCTCCCGAGGGGGGAGCATAGCAGAGAACCCGGGGCCGGGGCCAACGAGGAGCAAGAAACGGGGCCCGCCTTTCGGCGGGCCCCTTCTGCCGCGCGGATCATGAGGTGAAGTTACGGGGTGGGCGCGGCAGGGGCGGACGCCGCCGGGACCTGAAGCGTCTCGGGCTGGGGTGCACGGGGTCGGGGTCGGCTCCTGTCTCCGGCGGCGTGGGTCGATCGAAGGGGAAAGATCGGGCAACCATCCGGAGGGACCCATCGCCACGAGGCCCTCCGCGGAAGACTCGGAGACAGGAAAGCGGTCAGTAGGGAAGCCATCCGGACCACCGGGCGGATTCTCTTCATGGCCGAACCTCCTTTC containing:
- the rpiB gene encoding ribose 5-phosphate isomerase B, which gives rise to MRIAVAADHAGYEMKEFVRRWLAEAGHDVADVGAFSEASVDYPDFAGPACAKVLSGEADRAVLVCGSGVGMSMAANRFRGIRAVLCTDLYLARFSRLHNDSNVLCLPGRLMGKGLCEEVLRVWLETPFEGGRHARRVAKLDDLNRGGSA